A region from the Francisella orientalis FNO12 genome encodes:
- the dnaA gene encoding chromosomal replication initiator protein DnaA produces MTTWNKCLKKIKKNLSTFEYKTWIKPIHVEQNSNLFTIYCNNEYFKKHIKSKYGYLISSTIEEFHNGDLLIEYSNKKFSGEKASGVASVGPQANFFNQKNVEIKDDSEEISLNQEPKKNQKKPSSKKTASQELFGFDEAMLITDKDDQEYSFGLPLKEKYVFDSFVVGDANKIARAAAMQVSINPGKLHNPLFIYGGSGLGKTHLMQAIGNHAREVNPNARIIYTNSEQFIKDYVNSIRLQDQDEFQRVYRSADILLIDDIQFIAGKEGTAQEFFHTFNALYENGKQIILTSDKYPNEIEGLEERLVSRFGYGLTVSVDMLDLETRIAILLKKAHDLGQKLPNETAAFIAENVRTNVRELEGALNRVLTTSKFNHKDPTIEVAQACLRDVIKIQEKKVKIDNIQKVVADFYRIRVKDLTSNQRSRNIARPRQIAMSLARELTSHSLPEIGNAFGGRDHTTVMHAVKAITKLRQSNTSISDDYELLLDKISR; encoded by the coding sequence ATGACTACATGGAATAAGTGTTTAAAAAAGATAAAAAAAAACCTTTCTACGTTTGAATATAAAACATGGATTAAACCTATTCATGTAGAGCAAAATAGTAACTTATTCACAATTTATTGTAATAATGAATATTTTAAAAAACATATAAAATCTAAGTATGGATATCTTATTTCATCAACAATAGAAGAGTTTCATAATGGTGATTTGCTTATAGAATATTCTAATAAAAAGTTTTCTGGAGAAAAAGCTTCGGGAGTAGCTTCGGTTGGGCCACAAGCAAACTTTTTTAATCAGAAAAATGTTGAAATAAAAGATGATTCTGAAGAAATAAGTCTAAATCAAGAGCCTAAGAAGAATCAAAAAAAACCATCTTCTAAAAAAACGGCTTCCCAAGAGTTGTTTGGTTTTGATGAAGCTATGCTTATCACAGATAAAGATGATCAAGAATATTCTTTTGGTTTACCACTAAAAGAAAAATATGTTTTTGATAGTTTTGTCGTTGGTGATGCAAATAAAATAGCTAGAGCAGCGGCTATGCAAGTATCTATTAATCCTGGTAAATTGCATAATCCATTATTTATATACGGTGGTAGCGGACTTGGTAAAACTCACTTGATGCAGGCTATTGGTAATCATGCTAGAGAAGTTAATCCAAATGCTCGAATTATATACACAAACTCAGAACAGTTTATTAAAGATTATGTAAATTCAATTAGATTACAAGATCAAGATGAGTTTCAAAGAGTGTACAGATCTGCAGATATTCTTCTCATAGATGATATTCAATTTATTGCAGGTAAAGAAGGTACAGCTCAAGAGTTTTTCCATACGTTTAATGCTTTGTATGAAAATGGTAAACAGATTATCCTGACTAGTGATAAGTATCCAAATGAAATAGAAGGTTTGGAAGAAAGATTAGTTTCACGCTTTGGATATGGTCTAACAGTTTCTGTAGATATGCTAGATTTAGAAACTAGAATAGCTATTTTGCTCAAAAAAGCACATGACTTAGGACAAAAACTACCTAATGAAACAGCAGCTTTTATAGCTGAAAATGTACGTACAAATGTTAGAGAGTTAGAGGGCGCTTTAAATAGAGTGCTAACAACCTCTAAATTTAATCATAAAGATCCTACTATAGAAGTAGCGCAAGCTTGTTTAAGAGATGTTATAAAAATACAAGAAAAGAAAGTAAAAATAGATAATATCCAAAAGGTTGTTGCTGACTTTTATAGAATTAGGGTAAAAGACTTAACTTCTAATCAAAGAAGTAGAAATATAGCTAGACCAAGACAAATAGCAATGAGTTTGGCACGTGAGTTGACATCACATAGCTTACCAGAGATAGGTAATGCCTTTGGTGGTAGAGATCACACTACAGTTATGCATGCTGTCAAAGCTATAACTAAATTAAGACAAAGCAATACTTCAATATCTGATGATTATGAGTTGCTTTTAGACAAGATTTCTCGTTAA